A stretch of Pseudomonas sp. LS.1a DNA encodes these proteins:
- the trhA gene encoding PAQR family membrane homeostasis protein TrhA — MYHGERFNAWTHLVGAVLACIGAIWLIVVAGLQGDPWKIVSFSIYGGTLLLLYSISTLYHSTRGRAKVIMRKLDHLSIYLLIAGSYTPFCLVSLRGPWGWSLFGVVWGLAVIGMLQEIKPRSEARILSIIIYAVMGWIVLVAVKPLLHSLGSAGFAWLAAGGVFYTVGIIFFAFDSRFRHWHGIWHLFVIAGSLMHFVAVSLYVR; from the coding sequence ATGTATCACGGTGAACGCTTCAACGCCTGGACCCACCTGGTCGGTGCCGTCCTGGCCTGTATCGGTGCCATCTGGCTGATCGTGGTCGCGGGCCTGCAGGGCGACCCGTGGAAGATCGTCAGTTTCTCCATCTACGGCGGCACCTTGCTGTTGCTGTACAGCATTTCCACCCTGTACCACAGCACTCGCGGGCGGGCGAAAGTGATCATGCGCAAGCTCGATCACCTGTCGATCTACCTGCTGATTGCCGGCAGCTACACGCCGTTCTGCCTGGTCAGCCTGCGCGGCCCCTGGGGCTGGAGCCTGTTCGGGGTGGTCTGGGGGCTGGCGGTGATCGGCATGCTGCAGGAGATCAAGCCTCGCTCCGAGGCGCGCATCCTGTCGATCATCATCTATGCGGTGATGGGCTGGATCGTGCTGGTGGCGGTCAAGCCGTTGCTGCACTCGCTCGGCAGCGCCGGCTTTGCCTGGCTTGCCGCCGGCGGGGTGTTCTACACCGTCGGCATCATCTTCTTCGCCTTCGACAGCCGCTTCCGCCACTGGCATGGCATCTGGCACCTGTTCGTGATCGCCGGCAGCCTCATGCACTTCGTGGCGGTGTCGCTCTACGTGCGTTAG
- a CDS encoding adenosylmethionine--8-amino-7-oxononanoate transaminase → MGLNDQWMQRDLKVLWHPCTQMKDHEQLPLIPIRRGEGVWLEDFEGKRYLDAVSSWWVNVFGHANPRINQRIKDQVDQLEHVILAGFSHQPVIELSERLVAMTPAGLDRVFYADNGSSCIEVALKMSFHYWQNVGKPGKKRFVTLTNSYHGETIAAMSVGDVPLFTETYKALLLDTLKVPSPDCYLRPEGMSWEEHSRNMFQAMEQTLAEHHASISAVIVEPLIQGAGGMRMYHPVYLKLLREACDRYDVHLIHDEIAVGFGRTGTMFACEQAGIRPDFLCLSKALTGGYLPLAACLTTDKVYQAFYDDYPTLRAFLHSHSYTGNPLACAAALATLDIFEQDNVIEANKALATRMASATAHLADHAHVAEIRQTGMALAIEMVQDKAGKVAYPWQERRGLKVFEHALTRGALLRPLGSVVYFLPPYVITPEQIDFLAEVAGEGIDIATRDSVSVAVPANFHPDFRDPG, encoded by the coding sequence ATGGGCCTCAATGATCAGTGGATGCAACGCGACCTCAAGGTCCTGTGGCACCCCTGCACCCAGATGAAAGACCACGAGCAGCTGCCGCTGATCCCGATCAGGCGCGGCGAAGGCGTGTGGCTGGAAGACTTCGAAGGCAAGCGTTACCTGGATGCGGTGAGCAGCTGGTGGGTCAACGTGTTTGGCCACGCCAACCCGCGTATCAACCAGCGCATCAAGGACCAGGTCGACCAGCTGGAGCACGTTATCCTGGCCGGCTTCAGCCACCAGCCGGTGATCGAGCTGTCCGAACGCCTGGTGGCCATGACCCCGGCCGGCCTCGACCGGGTGTTCTATGCCGACAACGGTTCGTCCTGCATCGAAGTGGCGCTGAAGATGAGCTTCCACTACTGGCAGAACGTCGGCAAACCGGGCAAGAAGCGCTTCGTCACCCTGACCAACAGCTACCACGGCGAAACCATCGCGGCCATGTCGGTCGGCGATGTACCGCTGTTCACCGAAACCTACAAGGCGCTGCTGCTCGACACCCTGAAGGTGCCCAGCCCCGACTGCTACCTGCGCCCCGAGGGCATGAGCTGGGAAGAGCACTCGCGCAACATGTTCCAGGCCATGGAACAGACCCTGGCCGAGCACCACGCCTCGATCAGCGCGGTGATCGTCGAGCCGCTGATCCAGGGTGCCGGCGGCATGCGCATGTACCACCCGGTGTACCTCAAGCTGCTGCGCGAGGCCTGTGACCGCTACGACGTGCACCTGATCCACGACGAGATCGCCGTGGGCTTTGGCCGCACCGGCACGATGTTCGCCTGCGAACAGGCCGGCATCCGCCCGGACTTCCTGTGCCTGTCCAAGGCCCTGACCGGCGGCTATCTGCCGCTGGCCGCCTGCCTGACCACCGACAAGGTGTACCAGGCGTTCTACGACGACTACCCGACCCTGCGCGCGTTCCTCCACTCGCACAGCTACACCGGCAACCCGCTGGCCTGCGCCGCGGCGCTGGCGACCCTGGACATCTTCGAGCAAGACAACGTGATCGAGGCCAACAAGGCCCTGGCCACACGCATGGCCAGCGCCACCGCGCACCTGGCCGACCACGCGCATGTGGCCGAGATTCGCCAGACCGGCATGGCCCTGGCGATCGAGATGGTCCAGGACAAGGCCGGCAAGGTCGCCTACCCGTGGCAGGAACGGCGTGGCCTGAAGGTGTTCGAGCATGCCCTGACGCGTGGCGCCCTGCTGCGCCCGCTGGGCAGCGTGGTGTACTTCCTGCCGCCGTATGTGATTACGCCGGAGCAGATCGACTTCCTGGCAGAAGTGGCCGGCGAAGGCATCGACATTGCCACCCGCGATAGCGTCAGCGTGGCCGTACCGGCCAACTTCCACCCCGACTTCCGCGACCCGGGCTAG
- a CDS encoding 16S rRNA (uracil(1498)-N(3))-methyltransferase, with amino-acid sequence MRLSRFFIDAPLSLGEHDLPEAQAHYIGRVLRMAPGDAVQLFDGSGQEYRGQLLEVGKKTVRVSLDQALAGQADSPLHVHLGQGLSRGERMDWAIQKATELGANEITPIVSERCEVRLKDERADKRLAHWRQVAISACEQCGRSTLPVIHPPVTLAEWLNSAKADLKLVLHPVAEPLTSHAKPATLAFLIGPEGGLSEAEVEQAKAAGFHAARLGPRVLRTETAPVVALSVAQQLWGDF; translated from the coding sequence ATGAGACTGTCCCGCTTTTTCATCGACGCCCCCCTGAGCCTTGGCGAGCACGACCTGCCCGAAGCCCAGGCCCACTACATCGGTCGCGTGCTGCGCATGGCCCCCGGCGACGCCGTGCAGCTGTTCGACGGCAGCGGCCAGGAATACCGCGGCCAGTTGCTCGAAGTGGGCAAGAAAACCGTCCGCGTCAGCCTCGACCAGGCCCTGGCCGGCCAGGCCGATTCACCCCTGCACGTCCACCTCGGCCAAGGCCTGTCCCGTGGCGAGCGCATGGACTGGGCGATCCAGAAGGCCACCGAGCTGGGCGCGAACGAAATAACCCCGATCGTCAGTGAACGCTGCGAAGTGCGGCTGAAGGACGAACGCGCCGACAAGCGCCTGGCCCACTGGCGCCAGGTGGCGATCAGCGCCTGCGAACAATGCGGCCGCTCGACCTTGCCGGTCATCCACCCGCCAGTGACTCTGGCCGAATGGCTCAATAGTGCCAAGGCCGACCTGAAACTGGTCCTGCACCCGGTGGCCGAACCGCTCACCAGCCACGCCAAGCCTGCCACCCTGGCCTTCCTGATCGGCCCCGAAGGCGGCCTGAGCGAAGCGGAGGTCGAGCAGGCCAAGGCTGCCGGTTTCCACGCCGCACGCCTTGGCCCGCGGGTACTGCGCACCGAAACCGCACCGGTGGTGGCACTGTCGGTGGCGCAGCAACTGTGGGGCGACTTTTAA
- a CDS encoding hybrid sensor histidine kinase/response regulator yields MAVVAVSPERHDTVALAWTRAAILDCLGQARQALERFAGEPGDLSMLAFVVDNLHQVHGCLRMLELRGATRLAEELELFAKALADGQVSPRGDCLGALFRGLEQLPSYLERLRGARHDLPLVMLPLLNQLRACRGEEPLAQASLISGATQRFAGADDLANLDLSLGNWREQLQAGPGRDALRSVVTALCDDLMRIKERLDQFVRSDRQHSEQLDALLAPLRHVADTLAVLGFQQPRRVIIDQVLALQALAQGERVVDDAVLMDVAGALLYVEATLNGMVGPLEENGQGGLPGSDLAEIRQLVLNESLNVLQQAKDLIGDCLESDWPRQRLQPLPGLLQQIRGALAMLMLPAVAELFAGCASYVQRWLQHLEVEPPADELRHLAEALSAAECYLQWRVADPLADGQPFIDMARASLATLGVHCALVEATAGQDGSADGIDDELREVFLDEAGELLPEIERHWLRWRADNQQREALGEVRRALHTLKGSGRMVHAEAVAELAWGAEHLLNRVLEGRSVLSPEGVVALQQVFVHLPDLLADFAAGQLPQLTAIERLAGHLHALAENDAPVVADIDGLDPQLLDIFRSEAQGHLASLEAFLQGADGHDTSVSDSLQRALHTLKGSAAMAGVMPVAELATAFDRLAREYKGHQLPLQMAEIEWLEAAHSLFHLGLAQLDSTPLAAIPGAAELIEQVGQAVDGRLASLHDDPQHARRNKRDPQLIASFLAQAMDILLDAESLLSRWQEQPGQRDALDSLLDELTTLGHAAHLADLWQMDDVCEALLDLYGAVEEGSLPADARFFAQAQRAHEALLDMLDEVAAGQDIPPRPELVDSLRNLLGQALAPEATGLVGIDTVTPLHPDMDLADTLGLGLAHNPSLPAVAEPLVEEPESPGEELLEVFLEESSDIVESAAAALARWQADPRSSVEVDNLMRDLHTLKGVARMVEIAPIGDLAHELEFLYELLAAGRMPPSAPLFALLQNCHDRLAHMLDAVRLGQPLHAATALIDYIRNFSFSALADSAAGQGPIEAATIEAPAVAPERVPGDMVKVDAELLDDLGNLAGEHSVIRGRIEQQVNDAQFTLNEMETTLERMRDQLLRLDIETQGRISSRQQFEGDTYDDFDPLEMDRHSQLQQLSRALFESASDLLDLKETLAHRAQEAYSLLQQQARVNSQLQEGLTATLMVPFERLVPRLQRVVRQVASELGKQVELVVGNAEGELDRSVLERMVAPLEHMLRNAVDHGLESREMRLAAGKPEQGTIHLNLLHEGADIVIEMTDDGAGVPLEAVRRKAIKRGLLDPQAHLSDHEILQFILRPGFSTAEKITQISGRGLGMDVVHEEVKQLGGSMSIESAQGKGARFLIRLPFTVSVNRALMVHLGEEQYAIPLNTIEGIVRVPAAELAACYQLDAPRYVYAGHEYELRYLGELLQGMPRPALLGQSVPLPVLLVHSQEQSFAIQADSLSPSREIVVKSLGPQFAAVAGLSGATLLGDGRVVLILDLLGQLRGQQRRLARLPGGGGAQRQVFGPAPRRALLVMVVDDSVTVRKVTSRLLERHGMSVLTAKDGVDAMALLEEHRPDVLLLDIEMPRMDGFEVATRIRRDERLKDLPIIMITSRTGQKHRDRAMAIGVNEYLGKPYQESVLLQSIAHWSQTHA; encoded by the coding sequence CGGTGCCGACGACCTGGCCAACCTCGACCTGTCGCTGGGCAACTGGCGCGAGCAGTTGCAGGCCGGGCCGGGCCGCGATGCCCTGCGCTCGGTGGTGACCGCGCTGTGCGATGACCTGATGCGCATCAAGGAGCGCCTGGACCAGTTCGTGCGCAGCGATCGCCAGCACAGCGAGCAGCTCGATGCCCTGCTGGCACCGCTGCGCCACGTGGCCGACACCCTGGCGGTGCTGGGCTTCCAGCAGCCACGCCGGGTGATCATCGACCAGGTGCTGGCGCTGCAGGCCCTGGCCCAGGGCGAGCGGGTGGTGGATGACGCGGTGTTGATGGATGTAGCGGGGGCCCTGCTGTATGTGGAGGCCACGCTCAATGGCATGGTCGGCCCGCTGGAGGAAAACGGCCAGGGTGGCCTGCCGGGCTCGGACCTGGCCGAGATCCGCCAACTGGTGTTGAACGAGTCGCTGAACGTGCTGCAGCAGGCCAAGGACCTGATCGGCGATTGCCTGGAGTCCGACTGGCCGCGGCAACGCCTGCAACCCTTGCCAGGGTTGTTGCAGCAGATTCGCGGGGCGCTGGCGATGTTGATGCTACCGGCCGTGGCCGAGCTGTTTGCCGGTTGCGCCAGCTATGTGCAGCGCTGGCTGCAGCACCTGGAGGTAGAGCCGCCGGCCGACGAGCTGAGGCACCTGGCCGAGGCCCTGAGCGCCGCCGAATGCTACCTGCAATGGCGGGTGGCGGACCCATTGGCGGATGGCCAGCCGTTCATCGACATGGCGCGCGCCAGCCTGGCGACGCTGGGCGTGCACTGCGCGCTGGTCGAGGCCACTGCAGGCCAAGATGGCAGCGCTGATGGCATCGATGACGAGTTGCGCGAAGTGTTTCTCGACGAGGCCGGTGAACTGCTGCCGGAAATCGAGCGCCACTGGCTGCGCTGGCGTGCCGACAACCAGCAGCGCGAGGCACTGGGAGAAGTGCGCCGCGCCTTGCATACGCTCAAGGGCAGTGGCCGCATGGTACATGCCGAGGCGGTGGCCGAGCTGGCCTGGGGCGCCGAGCACCTGTTGAACCGGGTACTCGAGGGCCGCAGCGTGCTCAGCCCGGAAGGCGTAGTGGCCCTGCAGCAGGTGTTCGTCCACCTGCCCGACCTGCTGGCCGACTTTGCCGCCGGCCAGTTGCCGCAACTGACGGCAATCGAGCGACTGGCCGGGCACCTGCATGCCCTGGCCGAAAACGATGCCCCCGTAGTGGCCGATATCGATGGCCTCGACCCGCAGCTGCTCGACATTTTCCGCAGCGAGGCGCAGGGTCACCTGGCCAGCCTGGAGGCTTTCCTGCAGGGTGCCGACGGCCACGACACGTCGGTCAGCGATAGCCTGCAGCGCGCCCTGCACACGCTCAAGGGCAGTGCCGCCATGGCCGGAGTGATGCCGGTCGCTGAACTGGCCACCGCCTTCGATCGCCTGGCTCGTGAATACAAGGGCCACCAACTGCCCCTGCAAATGGCCGAGATCGAATGGCTGGAAGCGGCGCATTCGCTGTTCCATCTAGGCCTGGCGCAACTCGACAGCACGCCGCTGGCGGCCATCCCGGGCGCCGCGGAGCTGATCGAGCAGGTCGGCCAGGCGGTGGATGGGCGCCTGGCCAGCTTGCATGACGACCCGCAGCATGCGCGGCGCAACAAGCGTGACCCGCAGTTGATCGCCAGTTTCCTGGCCCAGGCCATGGATATCCTGCTGGATGCCGAGTCGTTGCTGTCGCGCTGGCAGGAACAGCCCGGCCAGCGCGATGCGTTGGATTCCCTGCTCGACGAACTGACCACCCTGGGGCACGCCGCGCACCTGGCCGACCTGTGGCAGATGGATGACGTGTGCGAGGCCTTGCTCGACCTGTACGGTGCCGTGGAGGAGGGCAGCCTGCCCGCCGATGCGCGCTTCTTCGCCCAGGCGCAGCGGGCCCATGAAGCCCTGCTGGACATGCTCGACGAAGTGGCGGCCGGGCAGGATATCCCGCCACGGCCGGAACTGGTCGACAGCCTGCGCAACCTGCTGGGCCAGGCCCTGGCGCCGGAGGCCACCGGCCTGGTGGGCATCGACACGGTCACGCCGCTGCACCCGGACATGGACCTGGCAGATACCCTTGGCCTGGGGCTGGCGCACAACCCTTCGCTGCCGGCAGTAGCTGAGCCGCTGGTCGAAGAGCCGGAAAGCCCTGGCGAAGAGCTGCTGGAAGTTTTCCTCGAAGAAAGCTCGGACATCGTCGAGAGCGCCGCCGCAGCCCTGGCGCGCTGGCAGGCCGACCCGCGCAGCAGCGTCGAGGTGGACAACCTGATGCGCGACCTGCACACCCTCAAGGGTGTGGCGCGCATGGTCGAAATTGCGCCGATCGGCGACCTGGCCCACGAGCTGGAGTTCCTCTACGAGCTGCTGGCCGCTGGCCGCATGCCGCCGAGCGCGCCCCTGTTCGCCTTGCTGCAGAACTGCCATGACCGCCTGGCGCACATGCTCGATGCCGTGCGCCTGGGGCAGCCGTTGCATGCCGCCACGGCGCTGATCGACTACATTCGCAACTTCAGCTTCTCGGCCCTTGCCGACAGCGCCGCCGGCCAGGGGCCGATCGAGGCTGCGACCATTGAGGCGCCGGCGGTGGCACCGGAGCGGGTACCGGGCGACATGGTCAAGGTCGATGCCGAGTTGCTCGACGACCTGGGCAACCTGGCCGGTGAGCACTCGGTCATCCGTGGGCGCATCGAGCAGCAGGTCAACGATGCGCAGTTCACCCTCAACGAGATGGAAACCACCCTCGAGCGCATGCGCGACCAGTTGCTGCGCCTGGACATCGAAACCCAAGGGCGGATCTCCAGCCGGCAGCAGTTCGAAGGCGATACCTATGACGACTTCGACCCGCTGGAAATGGACCGCCACTCGCAGCTGCAGCAGCTGTCGCGGGCCCTGTTCGAGTCCGCCTCGGACTTGCTCGACCTCAAGGAAACCCTGGCACATCGTGCCCAGGAAGCCTACAGCCTGCTGCAGCAGCAGGCGCGAGTGAACAGCCAGTTGCAGGAAGGTCTGACCGCCACCCTGATGGTGCCCTTCGAGCGCCTGGTGCCACGCTTGCAGCGTGTGGTGCGGCAGGTGGCCAGCGAGCTGGGCAAGCAGGTGGAACTGGTGGTCGGCAATGCCGAGGGCGAACTGGACCGCAGCGTGCTCGAACGCATGGTGGCGCCGCTGGAGCACATGCTGCGCAACGCCGTCGACCATGGCCTGGAAAGCCGCGAAATGCGCCTGGCCGCCGGCAAGCCGGAGCAGGGCACCATTCACCTGAATTTACTGCACGAAGGCGCAGACATCGTTATCGAAATGACCGACGACGGTGCCGGCGTGCCACTGGAAGCGGTGCGCCGCAAGGCCATCAAGCGTGGCCTGCTGGACCCACAGGCGCATTTGAGCGATCACGAGATCCTCCAGTTCATCCTGCGCCCGGGCTTTTCCACTGCCGAGAAAATCACCCAGATTTCCGGGCGTGGTCTGGGCATGGACGTGGTACACGAAGAGGTCAAGCAGCTGGGCGGCTCGATGAGTATCGAGTCGGCCCAGGGCAAGGGCGCGCGCTTCCTGATCCGCCTGCCATTCACCGTGTCGGTCAACCGTGCGCTGATGGTGCACCTGGGCGAAGAGCAGTACGCCATTCCGCTGAATACCATCGAGGGCATCGTCCGGGTGCCGGCGGCTGAACTGGCAGCGTGCTACCAGCTGGACGCCCCGCGTTATGTGTACGCCGGCCACGAATACGAGCTGCGCTACCTGGGTGAACTGCTGCAGGGCATGCCGCGCCCGGCATTGCTCGGACAGAGCGTGCCGCTACCGGTACTGCTGGTGCATTCCCAGGAGCAGTCATTCGCCATCCAGGCCGACAGCTTGTCGCCCAGCCGCGAGATCGTGGTGAAGAGCCTGGGGCCGCAGTTTGCTGCCGTTGCCGGGTTGTCGGGGGCGACGCTGCTGGGCGATGGCCGGGTGGTGTTGATTCTCGACCTGCTGGGCCAGTTGCGTGGCCAGCAGCGGCGCCTGGCGCGCCTGCCGGGCGGCGGCGGGGCCCAGCGCCAGGTGTTCGGCCCGGCGCCGCGGCGGGCCTTGCTGGTCATGGTGGTGGACGACTCGGTGACCGTGCGCAAGGTCACCAGCCGCCTGCTGGAGCGCCATGGCATGAGCGTGCTGACGGCCAAGGACGGGGTCGATGCCATGGCCCTGCTGGAAGAACACCGCCCTGATGTATTGCTGCTGGACATCGAGATGCCGCGCATGGACGGCTTCGAGGTGGCCACACGCATTCGCCGTGACGAGCGGCTGAAAGACTTGCCGATCATCATGATCACGTCGCGCACCGGGCAGAAGCACCGCGACCGTGCCATGGCCATCGGCGTCAACGAATACCTGGGCAAGCCGTACCAGGAGTCGGTCCTGTTGCAGAGCATTGCCCACTGGAGCCAGACCCATGCTTGA
- a CDS encoding chemotaxis protein CheW, translating into MLELIAGQRSSLTGLLLPLGDRTLVLPNVAVAELSGQRNLVCQRGEPAWHLGWIDWRQQRLPLIGFEAACGGETPCGERARVVVLNALGDTGLRYLAVLLQDIPRSCKLDSQLNYVDVALGRLELAAVQVGEQVARVPDLVGLERLVRDAELQPDFG; encoded by the coding sequence ATGCTTGAACTGATCGCCGGCCAGCGCAGCAGCCTGACCGGGCTTTTGCTGCCATTGGGCGACCGTACCCTGGTGTTGCCCAACGTGGCGGTGGCCGAACTGAGTGGCCAGCGCAATCTGGTGTGCCAGCGCGGCGAGCCGGCCTGGCACCTGGGCTGGATCGACTGGCGCCAGCAGCGCCTGCCGCTGATCGGCTTCGAGGCCGCGTGCGGTGGCGAGACACCCTGCGGCGAGCGGGCGCGCGTAGTGGTGCTCAATGCTTTGGGTGATACCGGGCTGCGTTACCTGGCAGTGTTGCTGCAGGACATTCCGCGCTCGTGCAAGCTCGACAGCCAGCTTAATTACGTGGACGTGGCGCTGGGGCGCCTGGAGCTGGCGGCGGTGCAGGTGGGCGAACAGGTGGCGCGGGTGCCGGACCTGGTCGGGCTGGAACGGCTGGTGCGTGACGCGGAACTGCAACCTGACTTTGGTTAG